The Sphingobacterium bambusae genome includes a window with the following:
- a CDS encoding DegT/DnrJ/EryC1/StrS family aminotransferase: protein MIPVTKPFLPPREVYDKFVDGIWHRQWLTNMGPLASQLEMDLKDFLQVNHLLFVTNGTVALQMALKALAVSGEVITTPFSFVATTSSIVWEGCQPVFVDIDPQSLNIDPTKIEAAITAKTSAILATHVYGNPCDVEAIERIAKKHKLKVIYDGAHAFGVKVNGRSVFEYGDVSICSLHATKLYHSIEGGLIITKDPSLLKKLASMRNFGISGFESFADLGINAKNSEFHAAMGLANLELVNGIMEKRVALIHRYESKLKNFKAFRPKWHDKSANNGAYLPYVLESEELLLKVKKELDGHEIFTRRYFYPSLAKALPYLDPVEMPVTDSTAKRVLCLPLFYELTFEEVDIICRIILRTQNN from the coding sequence ATGATACCTGTAACAAAACCTTTTCTCCCGCCACGGGAAGTATATGATAAATTTGTCGATGGCATTTGGCATCGACAATGGCTGACGAATATGGGGCCTTTGGCCAGCCAATTGGAAATGGACCTAAAGGATTTTTTACAGGTCAATCATCTACTTTTTGTCACCAATGGTACGGTTGCGCTACAAATGGCGTTAAAAGCATTAGCCGTTAGTGGCGAGGTGATTACAACACCATTCTCCTTCGTGGCCACAACATCCAGTATCGTTTGGGAAGGTTGCCAACCCGTGTTTGTCGATATTGATCCGCAAAGCCTCAATATCGATCCCACGAAAATTGAAGCCGCTATTACAGCTAAAACATCGGCTATCCTGGCCACCCATGTCTATGGTAATCCTTGCGATGTGGAAGCCATCGAGCGCATTGCCAAAAAACACAAATTGAAGGTTATTTATGATGGTGCACATGCTTTCGGCGTTAAGGTAAACGGTCGCTCTGTATTTGAATATGGTGATGTAAGCATTTGTTCCTTACATGCTACCAAGTTGTACCATTCCATCGAAGGCGGATTGATAATCACCAAAGATCCTAGTCTGCTAAAGAAGTTGGCCTCCATGCGTAACTTCGGTATTTCTGGTTTTGAAAGCTTTGCCGATCTAGGCATCAACGCGAAAAATTCAGAGTTCCACGCTGCTATGGGACTGGCCAATCTCGAATTGGTGAACGGTATTATGGAAAAAAGAGTAGCGTTGATCCATCGTTACGAATCCAAATTAAAAAACTTTAAAGCTTTTCGACCAAAGTGGCACGATAAGTCCGCGAATAACGGAGCCTATTTACCCTATGTGCTGGAATCTGAAGAGTTACTCTTGAAAGTAAAGAAAGAGCTTGACGGACATGAAATCTTTACCAGACGCTATTTTTATCCTAGCCTTGCGAAGGCATTACCCTATTTAGATCCAGTGGAAATGCCGGTAACGGATAGTACTGCTAAACGGGTATTATGCCTGCCCCTGTTTTACGAATTGACCTTCGAAGAGGTGGATATTATTTGTCGGATAATTTTACGTACGCAAAATAATTAA
- a CDS encoding Crp/Fnr family transcriptional regulator has product MAEPKPSLAFQEITEFLSNIHPISVEAGAHLIAQCSYFQVKKGKFLRSPIDHSETIYFIVKGLIRGFIKEDGQEITTWLNDEGNMVGSVRNLGLRIETEEYIQALEDSTLIGISQQALDEMYERFVEANIIGRKLLERYYRDADERAFLCRLPSAEKRYRRFAATRPSLLGRVTLKYIASYLNMKVETLCRVKAKME; this is encoded by the coding sequence ATGGCTGAACCCAAACCAAGCTTAGCATTCCAGGAAATAACGGAGTTTCTAAGCAATATACATCCGATCTCGGTCGAGGCAGGAGCACACCTCATTGCCCAGTGCAGTTATTTCCAAGTGAAAAAGGGCAAATTTCTGCGCAGCCCTATAGACCACAGCGAAACCATCTACTTTATTGTAAAGGGACTTATTCGCGGCTTCATCAAGGAAGATGGGCAGGAGATTACCACTTGGCTAAATGACGAGGGCAATATGGTGGGGAGCGTCCGCAATTTGGGACTGCGCATCGAAACCGAGGAATACATACAGGCTTTGGAAGATAGCACGCTAATCGGCATTTCCCAACAGGCACTGGACGAGATGTACGAACGCTTCGTCGAAGCCAACATCATCGGTCGAAAATTACTGGAACGCTATTATCGGGATGCCGATGAACGCGCCTTCCTTTGCAGACTGCCATCGGCGGAAAAACGCTACCGACGGTTTGCAGCAACTCGACCTTCTTTACTAGGCCGTGTAACCCTTAAATATATTGCTTCTTACCTCAATATGAAGGTCGAAACACTGTGTCGTGTAAAAGCAAAAATGGAATAA
- a CDS encoding glycosyltransferase family 2 protein, producing MQKLLVSVVMITYGHEDYIIEAIKGVLMQEFDGDIELIIANDKSPDNTDEICEKYFSSIELSSNISIRYTRHVENKGVIPNFVWALNQAKGEYIAICEGDDYWIDPLKIQKQVDFLKSHEEYSACISDRVFYYQDEKKEEYSRYPKIITNDMILFGEVLPTQCVLFRNILKFEQFSKFDGHPAGDRILSYLITLVAPVYNIGDVTSVYRLTGRGAWSQFRDLNQNVINAKSLKDFHDLVGLKRGNKFIKNRLYLVFDDMLRKNNDLDLVEFMKMFNVNYWLLLRFYIHFFRTKYL from the coding sequence ATGCAAAAGCTGCTTGTTAGTGTCGTCATGATCACCTATGGTCACGAAGATTATATTATCGAAGCTATAAAAGGCGTCTTAATGCAGGAATTTGACGGCGATATCGAGTTGATTATTGCTAATGACAAATCTCCTGATAACACGGACGAAATATGCGAAAAATACTTTTCTTCCATAGAATTGTCCTCGAATATTTCTATTCGGTACACAAGGCATGTTGAGAATAAAGGTGTAATTCCGAATTTTGTTTGGGCTTTAAATCAAGCAAAAGGTGAATATATAGCAATATGCGAAGGCGATGATTATTGGATAGATCCTCTCAAGATCCAAAAACAAGTTGACTTTTTAAAAAGCCACGAGGAATATTCTGCTTGCATTAGCGATAGAGTTTTTTATTACCAAGATGAAAAAAAAGAAGAGTATTCAAGATATCCAAAAATAATAACTAACGATATGATCTTATTTGGAGAGGTTTTGCCAACTCAATGTGTATTGTTTAGAAATATTTTGAAATTTGAGCAGTTCAGTAAATTTGATGGTCATCCAGCGGGGGATAGGATACTATCTTATTTAATTACTTTAGTAGCACCTGTTTATAATATTGGTGACGTTACTTCTGTTTATCGTTTAACAGGGAGGGGGGCTTGGAGTCAATTTAGGGATTTGAATCAAAATGTAATAAATGCGAAGAGCTTGAAAGATTTTCATGATTTAGTTGGACTTAAAAGAGGTAATAAGTTTATAAAAAATCGCTTATACCTCGTTTTCGACGATATGCTGAGAAAAAATAACGATTTAGATCTAGTGGAATTTATGAAAATGTTCAACGTTAATTACTGGTTGTTACTTCGTTTTTATATACATTTTTTTAGGACTAAATATCTTTAA
- a CDS encoding MraY family glycosyltransferase yields MKTLLIIVPFFIALYLGRVILPFVFLVCFKKRLFDPIDKRKVHTKLIPRLGGVAFAPVQCFLMTLAVVVFYKYNFVNLSINTEEVLPMFLLLICGLVMLFLVGIGDDLVGVSYKWKFAVQIFVASLFPLSGLWINDLYGVFFITAIPAYVGMPLTVLVVILIINAVNLIDGLDGLCSGLIAVGCLVLGVMFALQNAYLHAMFAFITAGVLIPFFYFNVFGINKRRHRIFMGDTGSLTLGLSIAFLAISFAMNNAAIKPFYEGAIVAAFSVLIVPVMDVLRVMFVRYRAGKPLFMPDRSHIHHKLLDLGLSHHSAMLSIVGFAAFFAIFNSVMVNYISNNIVLIWDVLLWVGFHIALNRVESFRHTQRIQDLLKAENKLKNTENKKLNLQDMTLNNLQLENVR; encoded by the coding sequence ATGAAAACGCTTCTAATAATTGTGCCATTCTTTATCGCTCTATACCTTGGTCGGGTTATTTTGCCCTTCGTTTTCTTGGTATGTTTCAAGAAAAGACTCTTCGATCCTATCGATAAAAGAAAAGTACATACGAAGCTTATCCCGCGCTTGGGTGGTGTTGCTTTTGCACCGGTACAATGTTTCTTGATGACCCTTGCCGTTGTCGTTTTTTACAAGTACAATTTTGTAAACCTGAGCATCAATACCGAAGAGGTATTACCCATGTTCCTTTTGTTGATCTGTGGCTTGGTGATGCTGTTTCTTGTTGGTATAGGTGATGATCTAGTTGGCGTAAGCTACAAATGGAAATTTGCTGTGCAAATCTTTGTAGCTTCCCTGTTTCCGTTGTCGGGCCTCTGGATCAATGATCTTTACGGTGTTTTCTTTATCACCGCCATTCCGGCTTATGTAGGTATGCCCCTTACCGTGTTGGTGGTTATTTTAATTATCAACGCGGTCAACCTTATCGATGGTTTGGATGGCCTTTGTTCGGGTCTTATCGCTGTCGGTTGCTTGGTGTTGGGTGTTATGTTTGCCTTGCAAAATGCCTACCTGCACGCCATGTTTGCCTTTATCACCGCAGGTGTTTTAATTCCTTTCTTCTACTTCAACGTGTTTGGTATCAACAAGCGTCGTCACCGTATCTTTATGGGCGATACCGGTAGCCTTACCTTGGGGCTTTCCATCGCCTTCTTGGCCATCAGCTTCGCCATGAACAATGCAGCCATCAAGCCTTTCTACGAAGGTGCTATTGTGGCGGCATTCTCGGTATTGATCGTGCCCGTGATGGATGTGTTGCGCGTTATGTTTGTGCGCTACCGCGCCGGCAAGCCTCTTTTCATGCCCGATAGAAGCCACATCCACCATAAATTATTGGATCTTGGTCTGTCACACCATAGCGCCATGTTGTCTATCGTAGGCTTCGCCGCTTTCTTCGCCATCTTCAATAGCGTGATGGTTAACTACATCAGCAACAATATTGTATTGATTTGGGATGTATTGCTATGGGTGGGCTTTCATATTGCGTTAAATCGCGTGGAAAGCTTTCGCCATACACAACGCATACAGGACTTGCTGAAAGCCGAAAACAAATTGAAAAATACTGAAAATAAAAAGCTAAATTTACAGGATATGACATTAAACAATCTCCAGTTGGAGAATGTTCGTTAA
- a CDS encoding MraY family glycosyltransferase, whose amino-acid sequence MKILIVIVPFLIALALGRTIIPYILFISYKKRLFDPLDPRKFHQQIIPRLGGVAFAPVQSCLFILSVVVLYKVNFVPLGLNTVEIFPMFTLLLCGMVILFLVGLADDLVSVNHRWKFYAQIFVASFFPLSGLWINDLYGIFFITYLPLWAGVPLTIFAVVLIINAVNLIDGIDGLCSGLIMVGCIFLGVLFTYYGAWLHAIFAFITAGVLVSFFYYNVFGAFKRKRRIFMGDTGSLTLGYSIAFLSISFAMNNDDIKPFSEGAIVTAFSTLIVPVFDVSRVLIVRWREKQPLFKPDRNHLHHKFLRSGMSHHQAMISILLLALFFCLFNFLAVHYISNNIVVLCDILIWLGFIGVWNLVESRKKKLREQKMQFLRD is encoded by the coding sequence ATGAAGATACTAATTGTCATTGTTCCGTTCCTAATTGCACTCGCCCTCGGGCGGACTATTATTCCGTATATCCTTTTTATATCGTACAAAAAACGGTTGTTTGATCCCTTAGATCCCCGCAAGTTCCATCAGCAGATTATTCCACGTCTCGGCGGTGTCGCCTTTGCACCCGTGCAAAGTTGCCTGTTTATTCTCTCGGTGGTTGTCCTTTATAAGGTTAATTTTGTACCGCTAGGGCTTAATACCGTTGAAATTTTTCCGATGTTCACCCTGCTGCTCTGCGGTATGGTCATCTTGTTTCTCGTGGGGTTGGCCGATGATCTGGTTAGCGTAAACCACCGTTGGAAGTTTTACGCCCAAATATTTGTCGCCTCGTTCTTCCCGCTTTCGGGCTTGTGGATCAACGATCTGTATGGCATCTTCTTTATCACCTACCTCCCTTTGTGGGCGGGAGTGCCCTTGACGATCTTCGCCGTGGTGTTGATCATCAATGCGGTTAACCTCATCGATGGTATTGATGGCCTATGTTCAGGGCTTATTATGGTCGGCTGTATTTTCTTAGGGGTGCTCTTTACCTACTATGGTGCTTGGCTACATGCTATCTTTGCCTTTATCACGGCTGGGGTCTTGGTTTCTTTCTTCTATTACAATGTGTTCGGCGCCTTTAAGCGCAAACGGCGCATTTTTATGGGCGATACCGGCAGCCTTACCTTGGGCTACTCCATAGCCTTTCTTTCTATAAGCTTCGCCATGAACAATGATGATATCAAGCCTTTTTCCGAGGGCGCCATCGTTACGGCTTTCTCCACCTTGATTGTGCCGGTCTTTGATGTTAGCCGTGTGCTCATCGTGCGCTGGCGTGAGAAACAACCCCTCTTCAAGCCCGATCGCAATCATCTCCATCATAAGTTCCTGCGTTCCGGCATGTCGCATCATCAGGCCATGATATCCATCCTGCTCTTGGCGCTGTTTTTCTGCCTGTTTAATTTCTTGGCCGTGCATTACATTAGCAACAACATTGTGGTGCTCTGCGATATCCTTATATGGTTAGGTTTTATCGGTGTGTGGAACCTTGTCGAGAGTAGGAAAAAGAAGCTACGTGAACAAAAAATGCAGTTCCTCCGCGATTGA
- a CDS encoding DUF5106 domain-containing protein, protein MRMKGGLCLKVSFRCLRYVCGIGLFFSLLACSSPSSNSQQQPVSDSSTISPKPQTAADVLSAYWKGYDFHDSTNINTPEKGEQSLVNFISLFPQTTPDIVSAAIKTMLAEAKEDPKAYAFFLTQYEKYLYDPNSPVRNDIYYEPVLEFKLDSTKLTATEKTKTETLLALLRKNMPGSTAADFSYVLSTGQSGSLATLTSPVTVLFFYEPGCSHCEEAIEQLRNQPALNSHIANKQLTFLAVYPFGGQDIWKEYQAKIPSNWLNAFDEKEEVLKKGKYDLKATPTIFLLDEQKKVILKDADVRVLLEYLG, encoded by the coding sequence ATGCGGATGAAAGGAGGGCTATGTTTAAAAGTTTCCTTCAGGTGCTTACGATATGTTTGCGGTATCGGCCTCTTCTTTTCCCTACTTGCCTGTTCATCGCCCTCTTCTAACAGCCAACAGCAACCTGTTTCAGACAGTTCGACGATATCGCCAAAGCCACAAACGGCAGCAGATGTATTATCTGCATATTGGAAGGGCTATGATTTCCATGATTCGACGAATATCAATACCCCAGAAAAGGGCGAGCAATCCTTGGTGAATTTTATCAGTCTTTTTCCGCAAACTACGCCCGATATCGTGTCCGCAGCCATAAAAACCATGCTGGCCGAGGCCAAGGAAGATCCAAAGGCTTACGCCTTTTTTCTAACGCAATACGAAAAATACCTGTACGATCCCAATTCGCCGGTGCGCAATGATATATACTACGAGCCAGTGCTTGAATTTAAGCTCGATTCTACCAAGCTAACAGCAACGGAGAAAACAAAGACCGAAACCTTATTGGCTTTGCTACGGAAGAATATGCCGGGCAGCACCGCTGCCGATTTCTCTTATGTATTGTCTACGGGCCAATCGGGCAGCTTAGCAACCTTAACCTCGCCGGTTACGGTACTATTCTTTTATGAGCCCGGCTGCTCGCACTGCGAAGAGGCTATTGAACAGTTGCGTAACCAGCCAGCACTCAACAGCCATATTGCCAATAAGCAGCTTACCTTTTTGGCCGTCTACCCTTTCGGGGGACAGGATATATGGAAGGAGTATCAGGCGAAAATTCCGAGCAATTGGCTAAATGCCTTTGATGAAAAGGAAGAAGTCCTAAAAAAAGGAAAGTACGACTTGAAAGCGACGCCAACTATTTTTTTGTTGGACGAGCAAAAGAAAGTTATTTTAAAAGATGCCGATGTTCGCGTGCTGCTCGAATATCTTGGTTAA
- a CDS encoding NAD-dependent epimerase/dehydratase family protein, with the protein MKVTIIGGSGFVGTRLIENLLLSEDVHIANLDKKQSDTYASLTQIADVTDASSIRAALPGTDVVVLLAAEHRDDVSPTSLYYDVNVQGTQHVLEAMAENNVKHIIFASSVAVYGLDKENPTETLPADPFNHYGKSKWQAEEVLQAWFKNHSDWTISIVRPTVIFGEGNRGNVWNLLNQIASGKFMMIGPGTNRKSMAYVGNVVAFLQFLIQNKNSGYEVYNYVDKPDFTTNDLVYHTGKVLDKKIPTRRIPYWLGMLGGYGFDVLAWVTRKKLPISSVRVQKFCAVTQFDSSKAMGSGFVPPFSMEEGLRRTLKSEFGK; encoded by the coding sequence ATGAAAGTGACCATTATTGGCGGATCCGGATTTGTGGGGACGCGTCTTATCGAAAACTTGTTGCTTTCGGAAGATGTGCACATCGCCAATCTCGATAAAAAGCAAAGTGATACCTACGCCTCCCTAACGCAAATTGCCGATGTAACCGATGCCTCGAGCATCCGCGCGGCACTGCCGGGTACAGATGTGGTCGTGCTGCTCGCGGCCGAACATCGCGACGATGTTTCTCCCACTTCGCTCTACTATGATGTCAATGTGCAGGGCACCCAGCATGTTCTGGAAGCCATGGCCGAAAATAACGTCAAACATATCATTTTTGCTAGCTCCGTTGCTGTTTACGGTTTGGATAAAGAGAATCCTACCGAAACGCTGCCGGCAGATCCTTTTAATCATTATGGCAAAAGCAAGTGGCAGGCCGAAGAGGTACTGCAGGCTTGGTTTAAAAACCATAGCGACTGGACCATTTCCATTGTGCGCCCCACCGTTATTTTTGGCGAAGGCAACCGTGGAAATGTATGGAACCTGCTCAACCAAATTGCTTCCGGCAAGTTTATGATGATCGGCCCCGGCACCAACCGCAAGTCTATGGCTTATGTAGGCAACGTGGTGGCCTTCCTCCAATTTCTCATCCAAAACAAAAATAGCGGTTACGAGGTTTATAACTATGTGGATAAACCCGATTTTACAACAAACGATCTGGTTTACCATACCGGCAAAGTGCTGGACAAGAAAATCCCTACCCGTCGCATTCCCTATTGGTTGGGCATGTTGGGGGGCTATGGCTTTGATGTCCTCGCTTGGGTAACGCGCAAAAAGTTGCCCATCAGTTCCGTGCGCGTGCAAAAGTTTTGCGCCGTCACGCAGTTTGATTCCTCCAAGGCCATGGGTTCCGGCTTTGTGCCCCCATTTAGTATGGAAGAGGGATTGCGCAGAACACTAAAATCGGAGTTTGGTAAATAA
- a CDS encoding acetyltransferase — MLIIGAGGLAKEILEVCHRNDLLTDLAFYDDVNPDKLHLLGFPVLKTEVAAQEYFSETDNRFCLGIGNPKLRAAMVDKFQSLGGQLHSVVSKHADMGTYGVSIGIGNTILGDALISNSVSIGKAGLIYYKTVVAHDVYIDDFVELSPGATLLGGCKVGTFSQIGANATILPKVTIGSHVVVGAGAVVNRDLPDNCIAVGVPARIIKEN; from the coding sequence ATGTTGATAATCGGAGCAGGAGGATTGGCTAAAGAAATCTTGGAGGTATGTCATCGTAACGACTTATTGACAGATTTGGCATTCTACGATGATGTCAATCCCGATAAGCTACATCTTTTAGGCTTTCCTGTTTTGAAGACTGAAGTTGCTGCACAAGAATATTTCTCCGAGACGGATAATAGATTTTGTCTAGGGATTGGTAATCCCAAATTAAGAGCGGCCATGGTTGATAAGTTTCAAAGTTTAGGGGGGCAATTACATTCTGTTGTTAGTAAGCACGCTGATATGGGTACTTATGGGGTGTCTATTGGAATAGGCAATACTATTTTGGGAGATGCGCTCATCTCTAATAGTGTCTCCATTGGAAAGGCTGGCCTTATCTATTATAAAACGGTAGTTGCCCACGACGTATATATCGACGACTTTGTGGAATTGTCTCCAGGCGCTACCTTGCTAGGAGGTTGTAAAGTCGGGACTTTTAGCCAGATTGGGGCTAATGCTACAATCTTACCAAAGGTGACGATAGGTTCTCATGTCGTAGTTGGAGCTGGCGCTGTAGTAAATCGGGATCTGCCTGATAACTGTATAGCAGTTGGTGTACCTGCTCGAATTATAAAAGAAAACTAG
- a CDS encoding lipopolysaccharide biosynthesis protein: MSLKQQAFTGVVWTFAEQFGSQIVGFLTSLALARLLLPADFGTIALFGVVMAIAKVFLDSGLTASLVRTSNADDTDFSTVFWFNLAAGIILYIFVFLVAPLVAEFYTLPLLTPLIRVYAIILIIDSLVSVQGVQFVKNLDFKTNFKIQLPSIIVGAIAGISFAYFGFGAWSLVYASLVQNSIFTLQYWLYSDWRPSFTFSKSKFHQHFAFGSRIMLSNLLDVSFNNIYTILIGKKYSTVELGLYNRADSLKQLPVNNISSALNKVSFPLFAKISHDDALLKDAYKKILSIVIFVIAPIIAFMVVSAEPLIRFLLTDKWLPAVPYFQILAIAGVLYPIHAYNLNVLQVKGRSDLFLKLEVFKKILVVIVVLASLPFGILGLLWGQVITSIVALFINTHYTGKFLKYSVFSQIRDLMPSLLLASLCALAVYFLDKMYIAGLTDLYRLCILALLYAGLYLGIVLLTKGKEIGMLKELIFKR; this comes from the coding sequence ATGTCGCTTAAACAGCAGGCTTTTACCGGCGTAGTTTGGACATTTGCGGAGCAGTTTGGCTCGCAGATTGTTGGCTTCTTGACGAGCTTGGCACTCGCGCGACTTTTGCTTCCGGCAGATTTTGGTACCATTGCACTGTTTGGGGTGGTGATGGCCATCGCCAAAGTGTTTTTGGATAGTGGCTTAACGGCGAGCCTTGTTCGTACGTCAAATGCCGATGATACGGATTTCTCTACTGTTTTTTGGTTCAATTTAGCCGCCGGCATTATTTTATATATTTTTGTGTTTTTGGTGGCCCCCTTGGTTGCAGAGTTTTATACGCTTCCGCTTTTGACCCCCTTAATCCGGGTTTACGCCATTATTCTGATCATCGACTCCTTGGTGTCGGTGCAAGGCGTGCAGTTTGTGAAAAATTTAGATTTTAAAACAAACTTCAAAATACAGTTACCTTCTATTATTGTTGGTGCAATTGCTGGAATTTCCTTTGCCTATTTTGGATTTGGAGCATGGTCGTTGGTTTATGCTTCGCTCGTCCAAAATTCAATCTTCACCCTGCAATATTGGCTGTATAGTGATTGGCGTCCGTCCTTTACGTTCAGTAAAAGTAAATTTCATCAACATTTTGCCTTTGGTTCGCGGATTATGCTGTCCAATCTTTTGGATGTCTCCTTCAATAATATTTACACGATCCTAATTGGCAAGAAATACTCCACGGTCGAACTTGGCCTTTATAACCGCGCCGACTCCCTTAAGCAGCTGCCCGTAAACAATATTTCCAGCGCTTTAAACAAAGTATCCTTTCCGCTTTTTGCAAAAATCAGCCATGACGATGCCTTGTTGAAAGATGCTTACAAAAAGATTCTTTCCATCGTTATCTTTGTTATTGCACCCATTATTGCTTTTATGGTGGTATCGGCCGAGCCTCTAATTCGTTTTTTACTAACCGACAAATGGCTACCCGCTGTTCCCTACTTTCAGATTTTAGCGATCGCGGGCGTTCTATACCCCATCCACGCCTACAACCTCAATGTGTTGCAAGTAAAAGGGCGATCAGATTTATTTTTGAAATTAGAAGTGTTCAAGAAAATATTGGTCGTTATTGTCGTGTTAGCCTCCTTACCTTTTGGTATTTTAGGCTTGCTATGGGGGCAAGTTATTACCTCTATAGTGGCACTTTTTATTAATACCCACTATACCGGTAAATTTTTAAAATACAGCGTTTTTTCGCAAATTAGAGATTTGATGCCCAGCTTGCTGCTGGCATCACTTTGTGCGCTGGCCGTCTATTTTTTAGACAAGATGTATATCGCTGGTCTTACCGATTTATATAGGCTTTGTATTTTAGCGCTGTTGTACGCCGGCCTTTATTTAGGCATTGTCCTATTGACTAAAGGAAAGGAAATAGGCATGTTGAAAGAATTAATTTTTAAGAGATGA
- a CDS encoding fimbrillin family protein, translating to MKILNILKPVFFLAVISLLFAACTKEELIQPASGEAQVNVLLDGVDEGEESSMKMASASGEKMSNVQQVTIPFNEEFSLQATLEAEQSTTVVRKVSMSAGNRAAASKTVTALPQGVRYRVVAYDETGKYVADNVYTVGSSSSNTPFKLNAGKSYTFLAFSIRSSSDVPAVNTAQSLSAASLSGLNGSSDFMYFKSTVTLNAGDNNLNVVLKHLFTQITTSINAAAVGTIESSSVTLGPHHSSVGVKLTDASISYNGTAGTTPLTFTGVGTTKITSTPTIISHPATQAGVLTIASIKAGGTTRTGLEVTGLNIQPGVKYNLNLTLTPKFGISLGGYTWAPANLVYNNGNYGFAANQGVYGDQWQVNALLPIGKGSGSEGQQTYDAAKDPCRKVTSNGGNWRTPTMAQLQAITGANRNEKPIFHVRYDLPGQPRASYNGVGGLFIGTTTQPAQADIDNYVFLPYAGESSWGQGQMGTYWTVTPSSANNERFQFNTGDVTWPYSSQYYNAGGSIRCVKAQ from the coding sequence ATGAAGATCTTGAATATATTGAAACCCGTTTTTTTCTTGGCTGTAATCAGTTTGTTATTTGCAGCTTGTACAAAAGAAGAGTTGATCCAGCCCGCAAGCGGCGAAGCGCAGGTTAATGTACTGCTTGATGGGGTGGATGAAGGCGAAGAGAGCAGTATGAAAATGGCTTCGGCTTCCGGCGAAAAAATGAGCAATGTACAACAGGTCACCATTCCTTTCAACGAAGAGTTTTCCCTACAGGCTACGTTAGAGGCCGAACAGTCTACAACCGTTGTTCGCAAAGTTAGTATGTCTGCAGGTAATCGCGCGGCAGCAAGCAAAACCGTTACTGCACTTCCACAAGGAGTGCGCTATCGTGTGGTGGCATACGATGAAACAGGCAAGTATGTCGCTGATAATGTATATACCGTTGGGAGCAGCAGCAGCAATACCCCTTTTAAGTTGAATGCCGGCAAATCCTATACCTTCTTGGCCTTCTCCATCAGAAGCAGCAGCGATGTGCCTGCAGTCAATACCGCGCAAAGCCTGAGTGCTGCATCGTTATCTGGATTGAACGGCAGTAGCGATTTTATGTATTTCAAAAGTACGGTAACCTTGAATGCAGGAGACAATAACCTCAATGTGGTATTGAAGCATCTGTTTACGCAAATCACGACGAGCATTAATGCCGCCGCTGTGGGCACGATCGAAAGTAGCAGCGTTACTTTAGGGCCACACCACAGTTCCGTCGGCGTGAAATTGACCGATGCAAGCATCAGTTACAATGGAACGGCTGGAACAACTCCGCTCACTTTTACCGGTGTCGGAACGACGAAAATCACCAGTACACCGACTATCATCAGCCATCCTGCAACCCAAGCTGGGGTGTTGACCATCGCGTCCATTAAGGCGGGGGGCACCACGCGTACGGGTTTGGAGGTTACAGGTTTGAATATCCAACCGGGTGTAAAATATAACTTAAACCTCACCTTGACGCCGAAATTCGGCATCAGCTTGGGCGGTTATACTTGGGCACCGGCAAACTTGGTGTACAATAACGGTAATTATGGCTTTGCCGCCAACCAAGGGGTATATGGCGATCAATGGCAAGTAAATGCCTTGTTGCCCATTGGTAAAGGTTCGGGCAGTGAAGGGCAACAGACCTACGATGCGGCGAAAGATCCTTGTCGGAAGGTTACCTCGAATGGTGGCAACTGGCGCACACCCACAATGGCACAATTGCAAGCTATTACCGGGGCTAATCGCAATGAAAAGCCTATTTTTCATGTGCGTTACGATTTGCCTGGACAGCCACGCGCGAGCTACAACGGTGTAGGTGGATTGTTTATCGGAACAACGACACAACCGGCGCAGGCCGATATCGACAACTATGTGTTCTTGCCCTATGCTGGCGAGAGCAGCTGGGGGCAGGGACAAATGGGTACCTACTGGACGGTGACGCCGAGTAGTGCCAATAATGAACGCTTTCAATTTAATACTGGCGATGTAACTTGGCCATACAGTAGCCAATATTATAATGCCGGCGGAAGTATCCGCTGCGTAAAGGCACAATAA